In the genome of Gordonia rubripertincta, one region contains:
- a CDS encoding ammonium transporter encodes MEPILAANADLAWMLAAFVFVLLMFPGLAFFYGGMVGSKNVLNIMSMVISTLGITAVLYVVIGYGLVSGPSVGGWGLIGNPTDFIGLTNWLTDDASGATQTLYFAAWFILFAAITIAIVASGAAGRMKFSAWLVFAPIWLLVVYFPVAHWVFSADVDDNYKGGFLLNKVEIVDYAGGTAVHMNSGVAALALAVVLGARKRRMERPHNVPMTMLGGGILFFGWFGFNGSCALGANFLAQSVILNTLLAGSAGMIGFAIIEKWREGHVTSLGIITGVVAGLVGITPAASSMAPLGALLVGIFAAAVVAFLLSFKSKLKVDETLDAFAVHGIGGIVGTFCIILFATDVAPAGVQGVLFGGDPDIIWRELAGIAITCTYSFVMTWLIAKGLDKVMGIRVDEETEMVGLDTVLHAETAYEIPSASVGHPGGGLGALSPAAAAESVEKSMPSSTPPAQV; translated from the coding sequence ATGGAACCGATTCTCGCGGCTAACGCCGACCTGGCCTGGATGCTGGCAGCCTTCGTCTTCGTCCTGCTCATGTTCCCCGGCCTCGCCTTCTTCTACGGCGGCATGGTCGGCTCGAAGAACGTGCTGAACATCATGTCGATGGTCATCTCGACCCTCGGCATCACCGCCGTGCTCTATGTCGTCATCGGCTACGGACTCGTGTCCGGGCCGTCGGTGGGCGGGTGGGGCCTCATCGGCAACCCGACCGACTTCATCGGCCTGACCAACTGGCTGACCGACGACGCCTCCGGGGCTACCCAGACGCTGTACTTCGCGGCCTGGTTCATCCTGTTCGCGGCCATCACCATCGCCATCGTGGCCAGTGGTGCCGCCGGCCGCATGAAGTTCTCCGCATGGCTCGTCTTCGCACCGATCTGGCTCCTGGTGGTCTACTTCCCCGTGGCCCACTGGGTGTTCTCCGCCGATGTCGACGACAACTACAAGGGCGGCTTCCTGCTCAACAAGGTCGAGATCGTCGACTACGCAGGCGGAACCGCGGTCCACATGAACTCGGGTGTCGCAGCGCTCGCGCTGGCCGTTGTGCTGGGTGCCCGGAAGCGCCGCATGGAGCGTCCGCACAACGTGCCGATGACCATGCTCGGTGGCGGCATCCTGTTCTTCGGCTGGTTCGGCTTCAACGGCAGCTGTGCCCTCGGCGCCAACTTCCTCGCCCAGTCGGTCATCCTGAACACGCTGCTCGCCGGTTCCGCCGGCATGATCGGCTTCGCGATCATCGAGAAGTGGCGTGAAGGTCATGTCACCTCGCTGGGCATCATCACCGGCGTCGTCGCGGGTCTGGTCGGCATCACCCCGGCAGCCAGCAGCATGGCCCCGCTCGGTGCCCTCCTCGTCGGCATCTTCGCCGCCGCGGTCGTCGCCTTCCTGCTGAGCTTCAAGTCGAAGCTGAAGGTCGACGAGACGCTCGACGCCTTCGCCGTGCACGGCATCGGCGGCATCGTGGGTACCTTCTGCATCATCCTGTTCGCCACCGATGTCGCCCCGGCCGGCGTCCAGGGTGTCCTCTTCGGCGGCGATCCCGACATCATCTGGCGTGAGCTCGCCGGTATCGCGATCACCTGCACCTACTCGTTCGTGATGACCTGGCTCATCGCGAAGGGTCTCGACAAGGTCATGGGCATCCGCGTCGACGAGGAGACCGAGATGGTCGGTCTCGACACCGTCCTGCACGCCGAGACCGCCTATGAGATCCCCAGTGCTAGCGTCGGCCACCCGGGCGGCGGCCTGGGCGCCCTGTCTCCGGCGGCAGCTGCCGAGTCGGTGGAGAAGTCGATGCCTTCCTCGACTCCACCCGCACAGGTCTGA
- a CDS encoding heme-dependent oxidative N-demethylase family protein, whose protein sequence is MTTEAIPPASTRDYLSGPVDHLSNLPWPFPDDLEEFSYSVNVEPARIPRRTRGGEWGRHLVDLGGAEYPEMMAERRRILDNDPSRARVGAGMEVACWDLLLYYLRDLSISYPDLMHLDEYGDGRFHWRNEILGTDQEFVLGAPDSLPYGPMEFLAREVPDDLLLVTERDGHLYFDAGVVTFAAAWSVSFDVGMDMYDIHAPVPRMLREGIVARAEQFLRRLPADQVYRRVNWTLSASDSHKLDVSLEELPAWAGDVPGMVADGDFARARLRIELEHFVRLPMSGAVTFNIRTFMASLEDVKRIPEWADQLATVIETLGEDIAAYKGFLDYRDSVVAYLRGQ, encoded by the coding sequence GTGACCACAGAAGCAATCCCGCCCGCATCCACCCGCGACTACTTGTCCGGCCCGGTGGACCATCTGTCCAACCTGCCGTGGCCGTTCCCCGACGACCTCGAGGAGTTCTCCTACAGCGTCAACGTCGAACCCGCCCGCATCCCCCGGCGAACCCGCGGTGGCGAATGGGGCAGGCATCTGGTGGATCTCGGCGGTGCGGAGTACCCGGAGATGATGGCCGAACGCCGGCGGATCCTCGACAACGACCCGTCACGGGCGCGGGTCGGTGCCGGTATGGAGGTCGCCTGCTGGGACCTGCTGCTCTACTACCTGCGCGACCTCAGCATCTCGTATCCCGACCTGATGCACCTCGACGAGTACGGTGACGGCCGGTTCCACTGGCGCAACGAGATCCTCGGCACCGACCAGGAATTCGTGCTCGGGGCCCCCGACTCCCTGCCCTACGGGCCGATGGAGTTCCTGGCGCGCGAAGTGCCCGACGACCTCTTGCTCGTGACCGAACGCGACGGGCACCTGTACTTCGACGCCGGTGTGGTGACCTTCGCCGCGGCGTGGTCGGTCTCCTTCGATGTCGGTATGGACATGTACGACATCCACGCCCCGGTCCCGCGCATGCTTCGCGAGGGCATCGTCGCCCGCGCCGAACAGTTCTTGCGCAGGCTACCCGCGGATCAGGTGTACCGCAGGGTGAACTGGACTCTCTCGGCTTCGGATTCGCACAAGCTCGACGTCAGTCTCGAGGAGCTGCCGGCCTGGGCAGGTGACGTCCCGGGCATGGTCGCCGACGGCGATTTCGCCAGGGCGCGCCTGCGAATCGAATTGGAACACTTCGTCCGGTTGCCGATGTCGGGCGCGGTGACGTTCAATATCCGGACATTCATGGCCTCGCTGGAGGACGTGAAGCGAATACCCGAGTGGGCCGATCAGTTGGCGACCGTCATCGAGACACTCGGTGAGGACATCGCCGCCTACAAGGGATTCCTCGACTATCGCGACAGTGTCGTCGCTTATCTACGCGGTCAATGA
- a CDS encoding PDR/VanB family oxidoreductase produces the protein MTAAAISTHLHPGYTTSTRPMRVVTVRQLTEDITHFRFAPLDDAPQVLTPYQPGSHLIVTAGEHRNAYSLVDDGMYPNTYGISVLRRGAGGGSDWLHDNLSEDAIVEVEGPRSMFAPVLDQRGALLVAGGIGVTPVLSHARALAREGRRADIVYSYRPGSGAHLDDLRALAQQPDITLHEVSGVDATTELLAERFRAQPLGTHAYACGPAALLDTYTELAAQAGWPTARVHLERFAAPEQEPGDPFTVTLSSTGDRIDVPAGVSLLQRLLDSGVEVPNLCRQGVCGECRIPVRGGTIEHRDLVLSDEEKALGDAMLCCVSRGQNIEVEL, from the coding sequence ATGACGGCAGCAGCCATCTCCACACATCTGCACCCGGGTTACACGACGTCGACGAGGCCGATGCGGGTCGTCACCGTCCGGCAGTTGACCGAGGACATCACCCACTTCCGGTTCGCACCGCTCGACGATGCCCCGCAGGTCCTCACGCCGTATCAGCCGGGTAGCCATCTCATCGTCACCGCCGGCGAGCACCGCAACGCCTACTCGCTCGTCGACGACGGCATGTACCCCAACACCTACGGCATCTCGGTTCTCCGACGCGGCGCCGGCGGCGGTTCGGACTGGTTGCACGACAACCTCTCCGAGGATGCGATCGTCGAGGTGGAGGGACCCCGGTCGATGTTCGCACCGGTACTCGACCAGCGGGGAGCGCTGCTGGTGGCCGGCGGTATCGGCGTCACACCGGTCCTGTCGCACGCACGGGCGCTGGCCCGGGAGGGGCGTCGGGCCGACATCGTCTACTCCTACCGGCCCGGCAGCGGAGCCCACCTCGACGATCTCCGCGCGCTCGCCCAGCAGCCCGACATCACCCTGCACGAAGTGTCGGGGGTCGACGCCACGACGGAACTCCTCGCCGAGAGATTCCGGGCGCAACCGCTCGGGACCCACGCCTACGCGTGCGGGCCAGCAGCTCTGCTCGACACTTACACCGAGCTCGCGGCCCAGGCCGGATGGCCCACGGCGCGAGTCCATCTCGAACGATTCGCCGCACCCGAACAGGAGCCCGGCGACCCGTTCACCGTGACGCTGTCCTCGACCGGCGACCGGATCGACGTCCCGGCTGGGGTGTCACTGCTCCAACGTCTCCTCGACAGTGGTGTCGAGGTGCCGAACCTGTGCCGCCAGGGGGTCTGCGGCGAATGTCGAATCCCCGTGCGCGGAGGCACTATCGAACATCGCGACCTCGTCCTGTCCGACGAGGAGAAGGCGCTTGGTGACGCGATGCTGTGCTGTGTTTCCCGGGGCCAGAACATCGAGGTGGAGCTGTGA